One part of the Sorangiineae bacterium MSr11954 genome encodes these proteins:
- a CDS encoding class I SAM-dependent methyltransferase, with the protein MSGTQESAERFDEAYYQRYYESKETRVYGKESIAHLARGVTGMIAWYGGTLRSILDVGAGTGLWRDWFAAHASANKKAIRYLSTEISEHACKKYGHKRCDISIWRTREQFDLIICQGVLPYLDDDGATRAIENIAAMSRGFLYLEAVTKRDLEEVCDRDFTDTTQRARSARWYRTRLDRHFTPLGCGLYYSKKGPLTFYELEKA; encoded by the coding sequence ATGAGCGGCACGCAAGAGAGCGCCGAGCGCTTCGATGAAGCCTATTACCAGCGCTATTACGAATCCAAAGAGACGAGAGTCTACGGCAAAGAGTCCATCGCGCACTTGGCCCGCGGCGTCACCGGCATGATCGCCTGGTACGGCGGCACCCTCCGCTCCATCCTCGACGTCGGCGCCGGCACGGGCCTCTGGCGCGACTGGTTCGCCGCGCACGCCAGCGCCAACAAAAAGGCCATTCGCTATCTGTCGACCGAAATCAGCGAGCACGCCTGCAAAAAATACGGCCACAAACGCTGCGACATTTCCATCTGGCGCACGCGCGAGCAGTTCGACCTGATCATCTGCCAAGGCGTGCTCCCGTACCTCGATGACGACGGCGCCACCCGCGCCATCGAAAACATCGCCGCCATGAGCCGCGGCTTCCTCTACCTCGAGGCGGTGACCAAGCGCGATCTCGAAGAGGTCTGCGACCGTGACTTCACGGACACCACGCAGCGCGCCCGCTCCGCCCGCTGGTACCGCACCCGCCTCGATCGCCATTTCACCCCGCTCGGGTGCGGGCTCTATTATTCGAAGAAAGGACCGCTGACGTTTTACGAGCTCGAAAAGGCGTAG
- a CDS encoding glucosidase has translation MSRSAPTKESTRLEEARTGKKWRRWGTYLSLRQWGTVREDYSVNGDAWRYLSYEDACARAYRWGEDGLFGISDNRGILHFAPVLWNESDPILKERLFGLSGPEGNHGEDVKEVYFFLDATPTHSYAKALYKYPHRPIPCDAIREASARAGRNVPEPEVWDFGVFEDDAYFDVLIEYAKADVEDILIRLTVTNRGRARAPVHLLPTIWYRNTWSWQEPAVPDGIVRAEPSPRAPHNHLALALDQSHLGARWLHIEGDPELLFTGNDTNFERLYGAPNRASFTKDAFHRYVIAGEKSAVDPERRGTKAAAHVRWELGPGESKVLHLRLTDRRLEDGLLEPELLDAVFRERIAEADAFYDAIMPRELTAEERNVYRQAMAGLLWTKQYYSFDVDRWLRGDPAFPAPPPERKSGRNHDWRNLYNSEILSVPDKWEFPWYAAWDLAFHCLPFALIDPEFARTQLTLLLREWYMHPNGRLPAYEWNFGDVNPPVHAWAALRVYQIERRMTGHRDRAFLESVFHKLMLNFTWWVNRKDAEGKNVFEGGFLGLDNIGVFDRSNALPEGGTLEQADATSWMGMYCLNLLNMSLELARENPSYQDVANKYFEHFLYIARAMNGAPRNLGRRGRRALPSDEADSVCLWDEEDGFFYDVLRLPGGEYAPLKVRSMVGIIPLFAVETIEEELLQLFPAFMKRVRWFVVNRPELGAYVAQFEGLGASGKRHILSLVGPERLVRILRRVLDENEFLSPYGVRALSRVHKDHPYSVQLDGAVHRVEYEPGESSSGLFGGNSNWRGPIWFPVNYLLIEALQKYHHFYGDELKVECPTGSGKWMNLWEVSSELSRRLVSIFLRDGDGRRPADGALGELATDPHFRDYLTFAEYFHGDTGAGLGANHQTGWTALVAKLLQQSPLWRDPTGAANEDNVERRE, from the coding sequence ATGAGCCGCTCCGCGCCGACGAAAGAAAGCACCCGCCTCGAAGAGGCCCGCACCGGAAAAAAGTGGCGCCGCTGGGGCACGTACCTCAGCTTGCGGCAGTGGGGCACCGTTCGCGAGGACTACTCGGTCAACGGCGACGCATGGCGCTATCTGTCCTACGAGGACGCTTGCGCACGCGCATACCGCTGGGGCGAAGACGGCCTTTTCGGTATTTCGGACAACCGCGGCATCTTGCATTTTGCGCCCGTCCTTTGGAACGAAAGCGATCCCATCCTAAAAGAGCGCCTTTTCGGCCTGAGCGGCCCCGAAGGCAACCACGGTGAGGATGTCAAAGAGGTTTACTTCTTCCTCGACGCCACCCCCACACATAGCTACGCAAAAGCCCTTTACAAATATCCGCACCGCCCCATCCCGTGCGACGCCATCCGCGAGGCCTCGGCCCGCGCCGGTCGAAATGTCCCCGAGCCCGAGGTGTGGGACTTCGGCGTATTCGAGGACGACGCTTACTTCGATGTGCTCATCGAGTATGCCAAGGCCGATGTCGAGGACATCCTGATTCGTTTGACGGTGACCAACCGCGGACGGGCCCGCGCCCCCGTGCACCTCTTGCCGACGATCTGGTACCGCAACACCTGGAGCTGGCAAGAGCCCGCGGTGCCCGATGGCATCGTCCGCGCCGAGCCGAGCCCCCGCGCCCCGCACAACCACCTTGCGCTCGCGCTCGACCAGAGCCACCTGGGCGCGCGCTGGCTCCACATCGAAGGCGATCCCGAGCTGCTCTTCACCGGCAACGACACCAACTTCGAGCGCCTCTACGGGGCGCCGAACCGCGCGTCTTTTACCAAAGACGCCTTTCACCGCTATGTGATCGCCGGCGAAAAGAGCGCCGTCGACCCCGAAAGGCGCGGCACCAAGGCGGCCGCGCACGTGCGCTGGGAGCTGGGCCCCGGCGAGTCCAAGGTCCTGCACCTGCGCCTCACCGACCGCCGCCTCGAAGATGGCCTCCTCGAGCCCGAGCTCCTCGACGCCGTCTTCCGCGAGCGCATCGCCGAGGCCGACGCCTTCTACGACGCCATCATGCCGCGCGAGCTCACCGCCGAGGAGCGCAACGTCTACCGCCAGGCCATGGCCGGCCTGCTCTGGACCAAGCAATATTACTCCTTCGACGTCGACCGGTGGCTCCGCGGAGATCCTGCGTTTCCGGCCCCGCCGCCCGAGCGCAAGAGCGGGCGCAATCACGATTGGCGAAACCTCTACAACAGCGAAATCCTCTCGGTGCCCGACAAATGGGAGTTCCCCTGGTACGCCGCGTGGGATCTCGCCTTTCACTGTTTGCCATTCGCGCTCATCGACCCGGAGTTCGCCCGCACGCAGCTCACGTTGCTTTTGCGTGAATGGTACATGCATCCCAACGGCCGGCTCCCGGCCTACGAGTGGAACTTCGGCGACGTGAACCCGCCCGTCCACGCGTGGGCCGCGCTGCGCGTCTACCAGATCGAGCGGCGCATGACCGGCCACCGCGATCGCGCCTTCCTGGAGAGCGTCTTTCACAAGTTGATGCTCAACTTCACCTGGTGGGTCAACCGCAAGGACGCGGAGGGCAAGAACGTCTTCGAGGGCGGCTTTCTGGGGCTCGACAACATCGGCGTCTTCGACCGCAGCAACGCGCTGCCCGAGGGCGGGACCCTGGAGCAAGCCGACGCCACCAGCTGGATGGGCATGTACTGCCTCAACCTGCTCAACATGTCGTTGGAGCTCGCGCGCGAGAACCCCAGCTACCAAGACGTCGCCAACAAATACTTCGAGCACTTCCTCTACATCGCCCGCGCCATGAACGGCGCCCCGCGCAACTTGGGCCGGCGCGGCAGGCGCGCGCTCCCGAGCGACGAAGCCGACTCCGTGTGCCTCTGGGACGAAGAAGACGGCTTCTTCTACGATGTGCTCCGCCTCCCCGGCGGCGAGTACGCGCCCCTCAAGGTGCGCTCGATGGTGGGCATCATCCCGCTGTTCGCGGTGGAGACCATCGAGGAGGAGCTGCTCCAGCTCTTTCCGGCCTTCATGAAGCGGGTGCGCTGGTTCGTGGTCAACCGCCCCGAGCTCGGCGCCTATGTCGCTCAATTCGAGGGGCTGGGCGCGTCGGGGAAGCGGCATATCTTGTCCTTGGTGGGCCCCGAGCGCCTGGTGCGCATCCTCCGGCGGGTGCTGGACGAGAACGAGTTTTTATCCCCTTACGGCGTTCGTGCCCTCTCGCGGGTGCACAAGGATCATCCGTATTCGGTGCAGCTCGATGGCGCCGTCCACCGGGTGGAGTACGAGCCGGGCGAGTCGTCGAGTGGCCTCTTCGGCGGAAATTCGAATTGGCGCGGGCCTATTTGGTTTCCGGTGAATTATCTGCTCATCGAAGCGCTGCAGAAGTACCACCACTTTTATGGCGACGAGCTTAAGGTGGAGTGCCCCACCGGCTCGGGCAAGTGGATGAACCTGTGGGAGGTCAGCTCCGAGCTCTCCCGCCGCCTGGTGAGCATCTTTCTGCGCGACGGGGATGGAAGGCGCCCGGCCGACGGCGCGCTGGGCGAGCTCGCGACCGATCCGCATTTTCGCGATTACCTCACGTTCGCCGAATACTTTCACGGCGACACGGGGGCAGGTTTGGGCGCCAACCATCAAACGGGGTGGACGGCGCTCGTGGCAAAGCTACTTCAGCAGAGCCCATTGTGGCGCGACCCAACAGGCGCGGCCAACGAGGACAACGTGGAGAGACGAGAATGA
- a CDS encoding serine/threonine protein kinase, translated as MAAPTMIGPPPMSYREGAPSTSMQAVPMPAGFHSTPAMAMPRITVQYPQVGAILTSARGHYEVQSVVGSGEFGAVYECVGPFDQVYAVKMIRPANRPYGEVHAEWAREVQRLMLLRHPNVVFIYDAFEENFLYYLALERCDHPLTAMLGHPMQEGLVIELARQLLAAVQFLHDNDIVHDDLHPGNVLISHADRPIVKISDFGISHELRGAPAIRPNVVHHKIMAPEVVAAGYTSKQSDLYQVGLLLYWMLTGTPALALELPYQELIRQVGGGEPRRRAEQIGTPLGHLIAKMLRRREVYRYTSAREVWADLRALPAWQNRDLFRAK; from the coding sequence ATGGCAGCGCCGACGATGATCGGCCCGCCGCCAATGAGCTACCGCGAGGGCGCACCCTCGACGAGCATGCAAGCCGTGCCGATGCCGGCGGGGTTTCACTCGACCCCGGCGATGGCCATGCCGCGCATCACCGTGCAGTACCCGCAGGTCGGGGCCATTCTCACGTCGGCGCGGGGCCACTACGAGGTGCAGTCGGTGGTGGGCTCCGGGGAGTTCGGCGCCGTTTACGAGTGCGTGGGCCCGTTCGACCAGGTGTACGCCGTCAAGATGATCCGCCCGGCGAACCGCCCTTATGGCGAGGTGCACGCCGAGTGGGCGCGCGAGGTGCAGCGGCTCATGCTCCTACGCCACCCCAATGTGGTGTTCATCTACGACGCGTTCGAGGAGAACTTCCTCTATTACCTGGCGCTCGAGCGGTGCGATCACCCGCTCACGGCGATGCTGGGCCACCCGATGCAGGAGGGGCTCGTGATCGAGCTGGCGCGCCAGCTGCTCGCCGCCGTTCAATTCCTGCACGACAACGATATCGTCCACGACGATCTGCACCCGGGCAATGTGCTCATCTCCCATGCCGATCGGCCCATCGTGAAGATCAGCGACTTCGGCATCAGCCACGAGCTACGGGGGGCCCCCGCCATCCGGCCCAATGTCGTACATCACAAGATTATGGCGCCGGAGGTGGTTGCGGCTGGTTATACAAGTAAGCAGAGCGACCTTTATCAGGTCGGGCTCCTCCTCTACTGGATGCTCACCGGCACACCGGCGCTCGCTCTGGAGCTCCCGTATCAAGAGCTGATTCGCCAAGTGGGCGGCGGGGAGCCAAGGCGGCGGGCGGAGCAAATCGGGACCCCGCTCGGGCATCTCATCGCCAAAATGCTGCGCCGGCGAGAGGTGTACCGTTACACCTCGGCGCGCGAGGTTTGGGCCGACCTGCGAGCCCTGCCAGCGTGGCAGAATCGCGATCTCTTTCGCGCGAAGTAA
- a CDS encoding protein kinase, whose protein sequence is MAAAPAPTLVPSSIGKYAVVRFLGTDADVERFIVRAEAGGAAAPRLVLERVNRANVEAADFDAFTRRARRIAMLRHPHVPRVRDVYTTQDHAVVVTEFIEGATWPQLDVRAQKDGKKPLSFEGRLKLLVDAVSGLAALHALREPGFRAEETGKIPSMIHGDVTPSGILIGTDGLARLLRIHRRPLRPPAGPLDERNARSAPEILLGDGTADGRADVYSLGAMLWETLAGRPLFTQRTVTEMLSRQLSGDMPLAPSPPSTPWAAMLVEIAATALAVDPKRRYPTVTDFGVALRNIAAHHLPGDAEVAREVCAILGVEERPAPVATASQRHPPNGAATLAGLVPDLESIDERWSKAPSTLPPAAPGPPAPPMPTAAPAPRHTAPMLPPPLRQSLPSAGRPSPRAQPPPVPSSSRGAAAAASMRGGATASPRAVQAAAHTAAAVAVHMAPSAPSPHGAQAAVQVAPVRVVEPPPSFMMKVPGAEIPTPAPPTYREPPGVGRSRTSEITALKDRPAWRRRRIMIVVALLVLFVSVTVCSLTLLFRGSKAPEGIAASTAPAASAQGAPPAEAPGARGTAAAAPSKASEPARATAAREPAPVAAPTPQPPRAQQPVAASPRNESPARARGPSAAAASESAEDVVPAPPAPPPKAETAAPSKAPAVSNPAPPKSSAPRSKHKVYVPLGI, encoded by the coding sequence ATGGCCGCTGCGCCCGCTCCTACGTTGGTGCCGTCGTCCATTGGAAAGTACGCCGTCGTGCGCTTTCTGGGGACCGACGCGGATGTCGAACGCTTCATCGTGCGGGCGGAAGCGGGCGGCGCGGCGGCGCCACGTCTGGTCCTCGAGCGGGTCAACCGAGCGAACGTCGAGGCTGCCGATTTCGACGCCTTTACGCGGCGGGCGCGGCGCATCGCCATGCTGCGGCACCCCCATGTTCCGCGCGTACGCGATGTCTACACCACGCAGGATCACGCGGTGGTGGTCACCGAGTTCATCGAGGGTGCGACCTGGCCCCAGCTCGATGTGCGCGCGCAAAAGGACGGGAAGAAGCCGCTGTCGTTCGAAGGGCGGCTCAAGCTCCTGGTCGACGCCGTATCGGGCCTGGCGGCGCTGCATGCCCTGCGCGAGCCGGGCTTTCGCGCCGAGGAGACGGGCAAGATCCCGTCGATGATCCATGGCGATGTGACACCGTCGGGGATCTTGATTGGCACCGACGGCCTCGCGCGCCTGCTTCGCATCCACCGCCGGCCGCTGCGGCCACCCGCGGGGCCCCTCGACGAGCGCAACGCGCGCAGCGCCCCCGAGATCCTGCTGGGCGACGGCACGGCCGATGGCCGGGCCGATGTGTATTCGCTGGGCGCGATGCTCTGGGAAACACTGGCCGGGCGGCCCTTGTTCACGCAGCGGACGGTGACCGAAATGTTGTCTCGGCAACTTTCCGGCGATATGCCGCTGGCGCCCTCCCCGCCTTCGACGCCTTGGGCGGCGATGCTGGTGGAGATCGCGGCGACCGCGCTGGCCGTCGATCCCAAGCGGCGCTATCCGACCGTAACGGATTTTGGCGTGGCGCTGCGCAACATCGCGGCGCACCACTTGCCGGGGGATGCGGAGGTCGCGCGGGAGGTGTGCGCGATCCTCGGCGTCGAGGAGCGACCGGCGCCGGTGGCCACCGCGTCCCAGCGGCATCCCCCGAACGGGGCGGCCACGCTGGCCGGGTTGGTGCCGGATCTCGAATCCATCGACGAGCGTTGGTCCAAGGCCCCCTCGACCTTGCCGCCCGCGGCGCCTGGGCCCCCGGCGCCGCCAATGCCCACCGCCGCACCCGCCCCACGGCACACCGCGCCGATGTTGCCGCCGCCATTGCGGCAGTCCTTGCCGTCCGCAGGGCGTCCTTCTCCGCGGGCGCAACCGCCGCCCGTGCCGTCGTCATCGCGGGGGGCGGCCGCCGCGGCTTCGATGCGAGGAGGCGCAACGGCGTCACCTCGGGCGGTGCAGGCGGCGGCGCATACCGCGGCGGCGGTGGCCGTGCACATGGCGCCGTCGGCGCCATCGCCGCACGGCGCGCAGGCGGCCGTGCAGGTGGCGCCCGTGCGCGTCGTCGAGCCCCCACCGTCGTTCATGATGAAGGTCCCCGGGGCGGAGATCCCTACACCGGCGCCGCCGACGTACCGTGAGCCGCCGGGGGTCGGGCGGTCGCGCACGAGCGAGATTACGGCGCTCAAGGATCGCCCGGCGTGGCGGCGGCGGCGCATCATGATCGTGGTGGCGCTGCTGGTGCTCTTCGTCTCGGTCACCGTTTGTTCGCTGACCTTGCTCTTCCGGGGCTCGAAGGCGCCCGAGGGGATCGCGGCATCGACGGCGCCTGCGGCATCGGCGCAGGGCGCGCCGCCGGCCGAGGCGCCGGGGGCGCGGGGCACGGCGGCGGCTGCACCGTCGAAGGCGTCGGAGCCCGCGCGCGCGACCGCTGCGCGGGAGCCCGCACCGGTGGCTGCGCCAACGCCGCAGCCTCCTCGGGCGCAGCAGCCGGTGGCGGCATCGCCACGGAACGAGTCTCCGGCGCGTGCGCGCGGGCCGTCGGCGGCAGCGGCCTCGGAGAGCGCGGAGGACGTGGTCCCTGCACCTCCGGCGCCGCCGCCGAAGGCGGAGACCGCGGCGCCTTCGAAGGCGCCGGCGGTGTCCAACCCGGCGCCGCCGAAGAGCTCCGCGCCGCGCTCGAAGCACAAGGTCTACGTGCCTCTGGGGATCTAA
- a CDS encoding tetratricopeptide repeat protein: protein MLASSLVVSADWASAAGVDPSKATPVQREQAQSRFLKGRKLYDARNYAGAAEEFRASHDIVASPNSLLFLARSLRQKGDLVAAYVEFDKARVEAKELARDDVRYEKAGEAAQLERDALTGKLGFVIVDVEHPTDETTLKIAGDTMRRAGWGEPAPVLPGTTQIEVSTPGRPPVTTSVTVAAGQTERTRLDVNSVAPLAEKTALPPPPPASDDRSTLRTAAYVAGGVGAAGFLTFIVFGLLNNGTYGDLESACGKGPCPASRSGDIDKGKSQQTIANVGLVFGLLGAGAGVTLFVLSQPRKGDAAGAPSTSTRPRPQGAWFTAPPRTEAAASDGRTRIVFGPTGVEMRGTF, encoded by the coding sequence TTGCTTGCGTCATCCCTGGTCGTGTCGGCGGATTGGGCCTCGGCGGCCGGGGTCGATCCCTCGAAGGCCACGCCCGTTCAACGCGAACAGGCGCAGTCGCGCTTCCTCAAAGGGCGCAAGCTCTATGACGCGCGAAACTATGCGGGGGCGGCCGAGGAGTTTCGGGCGTCGCACGACATCGTGGCCAGCCCCAACTCGCTGCTCTTTCTGGCGCGGTCCCTTCGCCAGAAGGGCGATCTGGTCGCCGCCTATGTCGAATTCGACAAGGCGCGCGTGGAGGCGAAAGAGCTCGCCCGCGACGACGTCCGCTACGAAAAGGCGGGCGAGGCGGCGCAGCTCGAACGCGACGCGCTGACGGGCAAGCTCGGCTTCGTCATCGTCGACGTCGAGCACCCCACCGACGAGACGACCCTGAAGATCGCCGGCGATACCATGCGCCGCGCGGGATGGGGCGAGCCTGCGCCGGTTCTCCCGGGCACCACGCAAATCGAGGTGAGCACGCCCGGCAGGCCGCCGGTCACCACCTCGGTCACGGTGGCCGCAGGCCAAACGGAGCGCACCCGGCTCGACGTGAACTCCGTGGCGCCGCTCGCGGAGAAGACGGCGCTGCCCCCTCCCCCTCCGGCCAGCGACGATCGCTCGACCTTGCGGACCGCCGCCTATGTCGCGGGCGGCGTGGGCGCCGCCGGGTTCCTGACATTCATCGTCTTCGGGCTCCTGAACAACGGCACCTACGGCGATCTGGAGTCGGCGTGCGGCAAAGGCCCGTGCCCGGCTTCGCGGAGCGGTGACATCGACAAGGGGAAGTCGCAGCAGACCATCGCCAATGTCGGCCTGGTGTTCGGGCTCCTCGGCGCGGGCGCCGGGGTCACCTTGTTCGTCCTGAGCCAACCGCGCAAAGGCGACGCGGCGGGCGCCCCGAGCACCAGCACGAGGCCCCGCCCCCAGGGCGCTTGGTTTACCGCGCCGCCCCGCACCGAAGCGGCGGCCTCGGACGGCCGCACCCGTATCGTCTTCGGTCCAACCGGGGTGGAGATGCGAGGTACGTTTTGA
- a CDS encoding tetratricopeptide repeat protein: protein MKRIVRLLRGRMAAAVLAVAVASLSAGVQPARADTPPSAWDSVKKPYLRRTYEVHVRARERMIQSESVQPGAMDHEKRLEEARAILEEANAAESPDVRLRFDLGTVYEALRRHAAAAKVLEKALAMAPDHPAAEDAWLTLAYAYAHGNEPRKERDAYTKYLERSTYGSGRVTATLNLAEAEMRLGHLEDAITGYREAIQLASLVASASDTGVLAVWGLAVALDRSGDTSGAMAQAKWATEIDHRRVIEDRVNVFFVPAYERLWYFGLREMALARSAKSGPEALLHLRQAEELWNGYYEKADPADPWRTRAKAHRDFVHNERLDAEKRIKPGKTPQLPSPGDDVSL from the coding sequence ATGAAGCGCATCGTCCGGCTCCTTCGCGGTCGAATGGCCGCTGCGGTTTTGGCGGTGGCCGTGGCATCGCTCTCGGCCGGTGTGCAGCCGGCGCGCGCCGACACGCCGCCCAGCGCGTGGGACTCCGTCAAAAAACCGTACTTGCGCCGCACCTACGAGGTGCACGTGCGCGCGCGCGAGCGGATGATCCAGTCCGAGTCGGTGCAGCCCGGGGCAATGGACCATGAGAAGCGCCTGGAGGAGGCGCGCGCGATCCTCGAGGAGGCCAACGCGGCCGAGAGCCCGGATGTGCGTCTGCGCTTCGATCTGGGCACCGTCTACGAGGCGCTTCGCCGGCATGCCGCGGCGGCCAAGGTGCTCGAAAAGGCGCTGGCGATGGCGCCCGATCATCCGGCGGCCGAAGATGCGTGGCTGACTTTGGCGTACGCCTACGCGCACGGCAACGAGCCGCGCAAAGAGCGCGACGCGTACACGAAGTACTTGGAGCGCTCCACCTACGGCTCGGGGAGGGTCACGGCCACGTTGAACTTGGCGGAGGCCGAGATGCGCCTTGGTCACCTCGAGGACGCCATCACCGGTTACCGCGAGGCGATTCAACTCGCCAGCTTGGTGGCGAGCGCCAGCGACACCGGCGTGTTGGCCGTATGGGGTCTCGCGGTGGCCCTCGATCGCTCCGGCGATACCTCGGGCGCCATGGCCCAGGCCAAGTGGGCGACCGAAATCGACCATCGCCGGGTCATCGAGGACAGGGTCAACGTGTTCTTCGTCCCCGCCTACGAGCGCCTTTGGTACTTCGGTCTGCGCGAGATGGCCCTGGCGCGCAGCGCCAAGAGCGGGCCCGAGGCGCTGCTCCATCTGCGTCAAGCCGAAGAACTGTGGAACGGCTACTACGAAAAAGCCGACCCCGCCGATCCCTGGCGCACCCGCGCCAAGGCGCATCGCGACTTCGTTCACAACGAGCGCCTCGACGCCGAAAAGCGCATTAAGCCGGGCAAAACTCCGCAACTTCCGTCGCCGGGCGACGACGTGTCGCTCTAG
- a CDS encoding adenylosuccinate synthase has product MSAVVVVGAQWGDEGKGKIVDIFTEHAEMVVRYAGGPNAGHTLVVGNDKVVVRLVPSGILRAHTRCVLAQGMAIDPTSLVNEIDELQRRGYVGEGQLVVSERAHAILPYHVAVDTLREQGADAIGTTKRGVGPCYEDKMARRGIPLGTFRDRARTEKLVRRALEAWQPSVAALGGTLPSLAEVMASVDAVRERIVPLLADTGEMIDEALRAGKNVLFEGAQGTLLDIDHGTYPYVTSSTASAGGASTGTGVGPTRLGKVIGLVKAYSTRVGGGPFPTELTDDVGERLRKAGAEFGSVTGRPRRTGWLDACAVRYSARINGLDGLALTKLDVLTGHSEIKVCTGYETPNGVSSSFPLEDADRARPVYQTLPGWKEDISGARTLADLPETARKYVEFVERETRCRVVLVSVGSRRDETILVDEVFG; this is encoded by the coding sequence ATGAGTGCTGTCGTCGTGGTTGGAGCCCAATGGGGTGACGAAGGTAAGGGGAAGATCGTCGATATTTTCACCGAGCACGCCGAGATGGTCGTGCGCTACGCCGGAGGTCCCAACGCGGGGCATACCCTGGTCGTAGGCAACGACAAGGTGGTCGTGCGGTTGGTGCCGAGCGGCATTTTGCGCGCGCATACCCGATGCGTACTGGCGCAAGGAATGGCGATCGACCCGACCTCGTTGGTGAACGAGATCGATGAGCTGCAACGCCGCGGTTATGTGGGCGAAGGTCAGCTGGTGGTGAGCGAGCGGGCACACGCCATCCTCCCGTACCATGTTGCCGTCGATACCTTGCGCGAGCAGGGGGCGGACGCGATCGGTACCACCAAGCGCGGTGTGGGGCCCTGCTACGAGGACAAGATGGCCCGTCGCGGTATCCCGCTGGGTACCTTCCGCGACCGCGCGCGCACCGAGAAGCTCGTGCGCCGAGCGCTCGAGGCGTGGCAGCCGTCGGTGGCCGCCCTCGGTGGAACCTTGCCGTCCTTGGCCGAGGTGATGGCCAGCGTCGATGCGGTGCGCGAGCGCATCGTTCCGCTCTTGGCCGATACGGGGGAGATGATCGACGAGGCGCTTCGCGCCGGAAAAAATGTGCTCTTCGAGGGCGCGCAAGGGACCTTGCTCGACATCGATCATGGCACGTACCCCTATGTCACGTCGTCGACGGCGAGCGCCGGCGGAGCCTCCACGGGCACCGGTGTCGGTCCGACCCGGCTGGGGAAGGTCATTGGTCTGGTGAAGGCGTACTCCACCCGCGTCGGTGGCGGTCCGTTCCCCACCGAGCTGACGGACGATGTGGGCGAGCGCCTGCGCAAGGCCGGGGCCGAGTTCGGCTCGGTGACCGGGCGGCCTCGTCGCACCGGCTGGCTCGATGCCTGTGCCGTCCGCTATTCGGCGCGCATCAACGGCCTCGATGGCCTGGCGCTCACCAAGCTCGACGTGCTCACCGGGCACTCCGAAATCAAGGTGTGCACCGGCTACGAGACGCCGAACGGCGTGAGCTCCTCGTTCCCGCTGGAAGATGCGGACCGGGCGCGCCCCGTCTACCAAACCTTGCCGGGCTGGAAAGAGGACATCTCCGGCGCCCGCACCCTGGCCGATCTGCCCGAGACCGCCCGCAAATACGTGGAGTTCGTGGAGCGCGAGACCCGCTGCCGCGTGGTTCTGGTGAGCGTGGGCTCCCGCCGCGACGAGACCATCCTCGTCGACGAAGTGTTCGGTTAG
- a CDS encoding RNA polymerase sigma factor, with protein MAFAIDRTLLRRAVDGETSALNSLVQELRPHIERQLLRYPVADEDRRDLLQATLMQVIRRLGSFRGDSSFSTWLFRVTANEALMMMRSQRRHRARLVEGLDLEELGSLPASNDGELTARGDVGAANSERDSRVRNALEELPEDYRNVVVAHYHLDLGLQEIADRFELSESAVRSRLHRARSRLRTMLEATPLAAEAREEAARARRARVTARPVEAPMAVAAATMDMVVASAEMPPAPPISSVNLTEAAAAEAAAEAVPAPAASSTSLENAA; from the coding sequence ATGGCATTTGCGATCGATCGCACCCTTCTCCGGCGCGCCGTCGACGGCGAGACGAGCGCCCTCAACTCGCTTGTACAGGAGCTACGGCCACACATCGAACGGCAGCTTCTCCGCTACCCCGTGGCCGACGAAGATCGGCGCGATCTCCTCCAAGCGACGTTGATGCAGGTCATCCGCCGTCTCGGCTCTTTCCGCGGTGATTCCAGCTTCTCCACGTGGCTCTTTCGGGTCACCGCCAACGAAGCGCTCATGATGATGCGGTCGCAGCGCCGTCATCGCGCGCGTCTGGTCGAGGGGCTCGATCTCGAGGAGCTCGGATCTCTCCCGGCGTCGAACGACGGTGAGCTCACGGCACGCGGCGATGTGGGTGCCGCCAACAGCGAGCGCGATTCGCGGGTCCGCAACGCGCTCGAGGAGCTGCCCGAGGACTACCGCAACGTGGTGGTCGCGCACTACCACTTGGACCTGGGGCTCCAGGAAATCGCCGACCGCTTCGAGCTGAGTGAGAGCGCCGTTCGTTCGCGCTTGCACCGCGCTCGCTCGCGCCTGCGCACGATGCTCGAGGCCACCCCGCTCGCCGCCGAGGCCCGCGAAGAAGCCGCGCGCGCGCGCCGCGCCAGGGTCACCGCCCGCCCGGTCGAGGCTCCGATGGCCGTTGCCGCAGCAACGATGGACATGGTCGTCGCCTCCGCCGAGATGCCGCCGGCGCCGCCCATCAGCAGCGTGAACCTCACCGAGGCCGCCGCCGCGGAAGCCGCCGCCGAAGCGGTCCCGGCACCGGCCGCGAGCTCCACCAGCCTCGAGAACGCCGCCTAA